The following coding sequences lie in one Duffyella gerundensis genomic window:
- the melR gene encoding transcriptional regulator MelR, with amino-acid sequence MDFTSAPLPPDPHMCNSTDSTTRSPLSLYSEYQRMDIELRIPEYMDACHWHGQVEVNVPFDGDVEYLINNEVVQIKQGHITLFWACTPHQLTCPGSCSNMAIFNLPMHLFLSWPLDKQLINHVTHGMVIKSLAAQQLSPFEVRRWQQEINSPNEQIRQLAIDEIGLMLKRFSLSGWQPILVNKTARSRSSGNSVSRHARFYVSQMLEFIGANHNRPLTIESVAEHVKLNPNYAMGIFQRVMQLTMKQYITAMRVNHVRALLSDTDKSILDIALTAGFHSSSSFYSTFNKYVGMSPQHYRKLRQQRGTIG; translated from the coding sequence ATGGATTTCACCTCAGCGCCTCTGCCGCCCGATCCGCATATGTGCAACAGTACCGACAGCACCACGCGCAGCCCGCTGTCGCTCTATTCTGAATACCAGCGCATGGATATTGAGCTGCGCATTCCGGAATATATGGATGCCTGCCACTGGCATGGTCAGGTAGAAGTGAACGTGCCGTTCGACGGTGACGTGGAATATTTAATTAACAATGAAGTGGTGCAGATCAAACAGGGGCACATCACGCTGTTCTGGGCCTGTACGCCGCATCAACTCACCTGTCCGGGCAGCTGCAGCAATATGGCGATATTTAATCTGCCGATGCATCTGTTTCTCTCATGGCCGCTGGACAAACAGCTGATCAATCACGTAACGCACGGCATGGTGATTAAATCCCTCGCCGCTCAACAGCTGAGTCCGTTTGAGGTTCGCCGCTGGCAGCAGGAGATAAACAGCCCAAACGAACAAATCCGTCAGCTGGCGATTGATGAAATCGGGCTGATGCTCAAACGCTTTAGCTTGTCGGGCTGGCAGCCGATTCTGGTCAATAAAACCGCCCGCTCGCGCAGCAGCGGCAATAGTGTCTCGCGCCATGCCCGCTTTTATGTCAGCCAGATGCTGGAATTTATCGGCGCCAATCATAATCGGCCGCTGACCATTGAAAGCGTGGCGGAACACGTCAAGCTCAACCCAAACTATGCGATGGGCATCTTTCAGCGCGTGATGCAGTTGACCATGAAGCAGTACATCACGGCGATGCGGGTTAATCATGTGCGGGCGCTGTTAAGCGATACCGATAAATCCATTCTTGATATTGCGCTAACGGCGGGTTTCCACTCCAGCAGCAGCTTTTACAGCACCTTTAATAAATATGTTGGCATGTCGCCACAGCACTATCGCAAGCTCAGGCAACAGAGAGGCACGATTGGGTAA
- a CDS encoding globin domain-containing protein — MTSEQKDLVKATVPVLRENGVALTDYFYKRMLKNNPQLKETFNMGHQRSGAQAKALAGAVLAYAENIDDPSVLAPVVELICHKHVSLNIQAPDYDIVGENLLHSISEVLNISMEDKLIAAWASAYQQLADLFIATEKSLYAQQEKTPGSWLGWRDFVVARKEKENSEITSFYLMPKDGKALPTYKPGQYITVRVMVPALGIKQPRQYSLSDSPGGEYLRISVKREDSRAENQDPGYVSSTLHNVIAEGDTLEVSAPTGNFFLVNPDRDNVLISAGIGLTPMIAMLNQLITDNAQPDNGALSQEVKTLPSGAIAESKKQISFIHAARSPQVHAMRREIQQLAEHHSNLHLYVAYESVSEGDVRGKDYQTLGRLDLSDVPAHLLPKQADYYLCGPVPFMQHQHAALLALGIPQENIHSEAFGTGGVSL, encoded by the coding sequence GTGACTTCAGAACAGAAAGATCTTGTGAAAGCGACCGTTCCGGTTCTCAGGGAAAATGGCGTGGCGCTGACCGATTATTTCTACAAGCGCATGCTGAAGAATAATCCGCAGCTGAAAGAGACCTTTAATATGGGCCACCAGCGCAGCGGCGCGCAGGCTAAAGCACTTGCGGGTGCCGTGCTGGCTTATGCCGAAAATATTGACGACCCTTCGGTGCTCGCGCCGGTGGTTGAGCTGATCTGCCATAAACATGTCAGCCTGAATATTCAGGCGCCCGATTACGATATCGTGGGTGAAAACCTTCTGCACTCCATCAGCGAGGTGCTGAACATTTCAATGGAAGATAAGCTGATTGCCGCCTGGGCTTCGGCCTATCAGCAGCTGGCCGATCTCTTCATCGCCACGGAAAAATCCCTTTATGCGCAGCAGGAGAAAACACCGGGCAGCTGGCTGGGCTGGCGTGACTTTGTTGTCGCGCGGAAAGAGAAAGAGAACAGCGAAATCACCTCTTTCTATCTGATGCCCAAAGATGGCAAAGCCCTGCCGACCTATAAGCCGGGCCAGTACATTACCGTGCGGGTGATGGTGCCGGCGCTCGGCATTAAACAACCGCGTCAGTACAGCCTGTCCGACAGCCCTGGCGGAGAATACCTGCGTATTTCAGTGAAGCGTGAAGATTCGCGGGCGGAAAATCAGGATCCGGGCTACGTCTCTTCAACCTTGCACAACGTGATTGCTGAAGGCGATACTCTGGAAGTCAGCGCTCCAACCGGTAACTTTTTCCTCGTGAATCCCGATCGTGACAATGTGCTTATCAGCGCGGGCATCGGCCTGACGCCGATGATCGCTATGCTCAACCAGCTCATCACGGACAATGCTCAGCCTGATAACGGCGCATTATCGCAGGAGGTTAAAACGCTGCCTTCCGGTGCGATAGCCGAGAGTAAAAAGCAGATCAGTTTCATTCACGCCGCGCGCAGCCCGCAAGTGCATGCCATGCGCCGCGAAATCCAGCAGCTTGCCGAACATCACAGCAATCTTCACCTGTATGTGGCTTATGAATCAGTATCGGAAGGTGACGTACGCGGTAAGGATTATCAGACGCTGGGCAGGCTTGATCTCAGCGACGTGCCCGCGCACCTGCTGCCAAAACAGGCTGACTATTATCTGTGCGGTCCGGTGCCCTTTATGCAGCATCAGCACGCGGCGCTGCTGGCGCTCGGCATTCCCCAGGAAAATATTCACAGCGAAGCGTTCGGCACCGGCGGCGTGTCGTTGTAA
- a CDS encoding NAD(P)H-dependent flavin oxidoreductase, translated as MKATLCQALNLQYPIVQAPMAGVSTPELAAAVSNAGALGSISVGASTPDQARTMIEKTVSLTPRPINVNVFCHAPVVRDLPLEKAWIARFHDVFSRYEAEPPEALSEIYQSFHNNAEMMAVLLAAAPAAISFHFGLPAADVLRQLKSRGIVTLASITSVKEALAAEAAGIDFVVAQGIEAGGHRGLFSPNEADDQLSTFTLVQAVKKASHLPVIGAGGIMDGAGIDAMLRLGADAVQMGTAFILCPESAANDAYRQALKSKQAVSTVMTTAISGRPARCINNDFCHFAQVFTRDSIPPYPLTYSLGKAIAAAASAKGAHGFGAQWAGQGATLAREMPAAVLIRTLVAEWQAG; from the coding sequence ATGAAAGCAACCTTGTGCCAGGCGCTCAATCTGCAATACCCGATCGTTCAGGCACCGATGGCGGGCGTGTCGACACCGGAACTGGCGGCGGCGGTTAGCAATGCCGGTGCGCTGGGTTCAATCAGTGTCGGCGCCTCAACGCCCGATCAAGCGCGGACCATGATCGAGAAAACGGTGTCTCTGACCCCAAGGCCGATCAACGTCAACGTGTTTTGTCATGCGCCTGTGGTGCGTGACCTGCCGCTGGAAAAGGCGTGGATTGCGCGCTTTCATGATGTGTTTAGCCGCTATGAAGCCGAGCCGCCCGAGGCGTTATCAGAGATTTATCAATCCTTTCACAACAATGCAGAAATGATGGCGGTACTGCTCGCCGCCGCACCGGCAGCAATCAGCTTCCACTTTGGCCTTCCCGCCGCCGACGTCCTGCGGCAGCTAAAAAGCCGGGGCATTGTCACGCTTGCGTCCATCACCAGCGTGAAAGAGGCACTGGCGGCAGAAGCGGCTGGCATCGATTTTGTCGTGGCGCAGGGGATCGAGGCGGGCGGACATCGGGGTCTGTTCAGCCCTAACGAAGCGGATGATCAGCTGAGCACTTTTACGCTTGTGCAGGCCGTGAAAAAGGCTTCGCACCTGCCGGTGATCGGTGCGGGCGGCATCATGGACGGAGCGGGCATCGACGCCATGTTAAGGCTGGGCGCCGACGCCGTGCAGATGGGTACGGCATTTATACTGTGCCCGGAATCCGCGGCAAACGACGCGTATCGCCAGGCACTGAAAAGCAAACAGGCTGTCAGTACGGTCATGACCACGGCGATCTCTGGCCGTCCCGCCAGATGCATTAATAATGATTTTTGCCATTTTGCTCAGGTCTTCACGCGCGACAGCATTCCACCTTATCCGTTGACTTACTCGCTGGGTAAAGCCATTGCCGCCGCCGCATCAGCAAAAGGTGCCCACGGCTTTGGTGCGCAGTGGGCCGGACAGGGTGCCACGCTGGCCCGCGAAATGCCTGCCGCCGTGCTTATCCGTACGCTGGTTGCGGAGTGGCAGGCGGGCTGA
- a CDS encoding DUF4401 domain-containing protein, translating to MNNTIVGDVSWMPTRAAAYLARQTARLIKAGSLTPDHGQQVYRFLGVRPNASQWRAFLVPLLALLGLLSLVAGALFFIAWNWAQMPKMAKFALAELLIVALAVIVWWRWYQSLARSALLAAGLSFGALFALYGQIYQTGANSWELFRAWLYILVPLALIARQDSLWFCSWLVANLAFHLYYVTLSATFMDSLMFNHFGWLPETAMYAYLLVLTLCLVLRETLAQRALAADPQSWLASRWFSYIMAGFLLLLLTMIAAGHIASIVMGNFSEWNERFYTSLITGFWLITLLVGYYLYRYRFPDLGMLTLGIVSLAVTGCTLIADLFSNSWETGDLFAVGCLMALWLAANGALLLHWRRKLYERDPVDVSSSELNGLITALRQHDLLSYPQVQELQLHDHTSELPWYLRLALGLGSWVSALIVLLLLALILYMTGLLDEPNAVVFIVPSLIFAALASVLLRAAGAGKNHIGLAWAIAATGGLCVGLYLFVDPDWESSFLVVALCTLPVLMVMAIVMPDRTYRFMAITAMTFLAVLLANDLTSRYLSPVTGYGLFSALVAGLVAFWLWMVREQLRLQATPMANAVLPIIYGIAAGLVIVSFTAINAGWIADIFWSTSPFFSLQSGTGMGIAAGLTLSALYLFFTQKTPLPLLAAILCGGAAIYAPGIGLGLTLLMMARFQGSRGILGIAFCLLLLYVSCWYYFLGVNLMHKSVLLLIGGGVLLAVAFAAKKALPTRSGSVYENQ from the coding sequence ATGAATAATACGATAGTCGGCGATGTCAGCTGGATGCCGACACGGGCGGCGGCGTACCTGGCGCGCCAGACCGCGCGGCTGATAAAAGCGGGCAGCCTGACGCCTGACCACGGCCAGCAGGTTTACCGCTTTTTGGGCGTGCGGCCCAATGCCTCGCAGTGGCGCGCTTTTCTTGTCCCGTTGCTGGCGCTGCTGGGTTTACTCTCGCTGGTTGCCGGCGCCCTGTTTTTCATCGCCTGGAACTGGGCGCAGATGCCGAAAATGGCTAAGTTCGCGCTGGCAGAGTTGTTGATTGTTGCGCTGGCGGTGATCGTCTGGTGGCGCTGGTATCAGAGCCTGGCACGCAGCGCGCTGCTGGCGGCAGGATTAAGCTTCGGCGCGCTGTTTGCGTTATATGGGCAGATCTATCAGACCGGTGCCAACAGCTGGGAGCTGTTCAGAGCCTGGCTTTATATTCTTGTGCCGCTGGCGCTGATTGCGCGGCAGGACAGCCTGTGGTTTTGCAGCTGGCTGGTGGCCAATCTGGCCTTTCACCTCTACTACGTCACGTTGTCTGCTACGTTCATGGACAGCCTGATGTTTAATCACTTCGGCTGGTTGCCCGAAACCGCGATGTACGCGTATTTGCTGGTGCTGACGCTGTGCCTGGTGTTGCGGGAAACGCTGGCGCAGCGGGCGCTCGCTGCCGATCCTCAAAGCTGGCTGGCAAGCCGTTGGTTCAGCTACATCATGGCTGGCTTTCTGTTGCTGCTGCTCACCATGATCGCCGCCGGGCATATCGCTTCCATTGTGATGGGGAATTTTTCTGAGTGGAACGAAAGATTTTACACTTCACTAATCACTGGCTTCTGGCTTATTACCTTGCTGGTGGGCTATTACCTCTACCGTTACCGCTTCCCGGATCTCGGCATGCTAACGCTGGGTATCGTCAGCCTGGCGGTCACCGGCTGCACGCTGATTGCGGATCTGTTCAGTAACTCCTGGGAAACAGGCGACCTGTTTGCAGTGGGTTGCCTGATGGCCTTGTGGCTGGCGGCAAACGGTGCCCTGCTGCTGCACTGGCGCCGCAAGCTGTATGAACGCGATCCGGTTGATGTCTCCTCCTCCGAACTCAACGGCTTGATAACCGCATTACGCCAGCATGATTTGCTGAGCTACCCACAGGTGCAGGAACTTCAGCTGCACGATCACACCTCGGAACTGCCCTGGTATCTGCGGCTTGCACTCGGCCTCGGCAGTTGGGTTTCAGCGCTCATCGTTTTGCTGCTGCTGGCGCTGATTCTCTATATGACGGGCTTACTTGATGAGCCGAATGCCGTGGTCTTTATTGTGCCTTCGCTGATTTTCGCTGCGCTGGCCAGCGTGCTGTTGCGCGCAGCAGGCGCAGGCAAAAATCACATCGGGCTGGCATGGGCAATTGCCGCCACCGGCGGGCTCTGTGTCGGTCTCTATCTGTTTGTTGACCCCGACTGGGAATCCTCATTTCTTGTGGTGGCGCTCTGTACGTTACCGGTGCTGATGGTGATGGCCATTGTGATGCCCGATCGTACTTACCGGTTTATGGCGATCACCGCGATGACGTTTTTGGCCGTGCTGTTGGCGAACGATCTCACCAGCAGATATTTATCGCCGGTTACGGGATATGGTCTCTTTTCGGCGCTGGTGGCTGGCCTGGTGGCGTTCTGGTTATGGATGGTCAGAGAGCAACTCAGATTACAGGCAACGCCGATGGCTAATGCTGTGCTGCCGATAATCTACGGCATTGCCGCGGGCCTGGTCATCGTCAGTTTCACCGCCATCAATGCTGGATGGATCGCAGATATCTTCTGGAGCACATCGCCGTTTTTTAGCCTGCAATCGGGCACAGGCATGGGCATCGCGGCCGGTTTAACGTTGAGCGCGCTCTACCTGTTCTTCACACAAAAAACGCCTTTGCCGCTGCTGGCAGCGATATTATGCGGCGGCGCGGCAATTTATGCGCCGGGTATTGGGCTGGGACTGACATTACTGATGATGGCGCGTTTTCAGGGCAGCCGGGGCATTCTCGGGATAGCGTTTTGTCTTCTGCTGCTCTACGTCTCTTGCTGGTATTACTTTCTTGGCGTGAATTTAATGCATAAGTCAGTGCTGCTGTTGATTGGAGGGGGAGTGTTGCTGGCGGTGGCCTTTGCGGCCAAAAAGGCGTTACCGACGCGTAGCGGGAGTGTTTATGAAAACCAGTAA
- a CDS encoding GDYXXLXY domain-containing protein yields MKTSNLRKWLALGVIVLALVAVNISIWQKERLLKQGAVVILDLAPVDPRSLMQGDYMALNYAITQPLQLAFYQRHQESRFIPAPTSGTLIVDIDAQRRVTQAQFDQGAPLKANQLRMKYHINAGTLTVGTNAWFFQEGQGKRFDRARYGSFRVAEDGTALLTALLDENGQAIAP; encoded by the coding sequence ATGAAAACCAGTAACCTGAGAAAATGGCTGGCGTTAGGGGTGATTGTCCTGGCGCTGGTGGCGGTGAATATCAGCATCTGGCAAAAGGAGCGGCTGTTGAAACAGGGCGCAGTGGTGATTTTAGACCTTGCTCCGGTCGATCCGCGCTCGCTAATGCAGGGTGATTATATGGCGCTCAATTATGCGATCACTCAACCGTTACAGCTGGCGTTTTATCAGCGGCATCAGGAGAGCCGATTCATACCGGCACCCACCAGCGGCACCCTGATTGTGGATATTGATGCGCAGCGTCGGGTCACGCAGGCGCAGTTTGACCAGGGTGCGCCACTGAAAGCCAATCAGCTGCGGATGAAATATCACATTAATGCCGGGACGCTGACCGTTGGCACCAATGCCTGGTTCTTTCAGGAAGGTCAAGGCAAACGCTTCGATCGGGCGCGTTACGGATCTTTTCGAGTAGCAGAGGATGGCACCGCGCTGCTCACCGCCTTGCTGGATGAAAATGGCCAGGCAATAGCGCCGTAG
- a CDS encoding H-NS family nucleoid-associated regulatory protein, translating into MSEILSSLNNLRTLRAHSRDYALDVLEEMLQKLEVVVTERREETEAQEAEARDKAEKLAMYRELLQEDGINPADLLSGMEKRGSDMKKKRAPRPAKYQYTDASGEVKQWTGQGRTPSAIRIALENGKSLSDFML; encoded by the coding sequence ATGAGTGAAATTCTGAGCAGCCTGAACAATCTTCGCACCCTGCGTGCCCATTCTCGTGACTACGCGCTGGATGTGCTGGAAGAGATGCTGCAGAAGTTAGAGGTGGTGGTCACTGAGCGCCGTGAAGAAACTGAAGCCCAGGAGGCTGAAGCGCGTGATAAGGCTGAAAAGCTGGCGATGTACCGCGAACTGCTCCAGGAAGATGGTATCAATCCGGCAGATCTGCTGAGCGGCATGGAAAAGCGTGGCAGCGACATGAAGAAAAAGCGTGCGCCGCGTCCGGCTAAATACCAGTACACCGATGCCAGTGGCGAAGTAAAGCAGTGGACCGGGCAGGGACGCACACCTTCAGCGATCAGGATTGCGCTTGAGAATGGCAAAAGCCTGAGCGATTTCATGCTGTAA